A genomic region of Cannabis sativa cultivar Pink pepper isolate KNU-18-1 chromosome 1, ASM2916894v1, whole genome shotgun sequence contains the following coding sequences:
- the LOC115706125 gene encoding beta-galactosidase yields the protein MKEKKMGFLRGQMGNILLFIWLVAFSWLCSSANASVGYDHKAIVINGKRRILISGSIHYPRSTPEMWPDLIQKAKDGGLDVIQTYVFWNGHEPTQGKFNFQDNYDLVKFIKLVHQAGLYVHLRIGPYVCAEWNFGGFPVWLKFVPGIAFRTDNGPFKAAMQKFTSMIVNMMKAERLFETQGGPIILAQIENEYGPTEWEIGAPGKAYTKWAAQMAVGLNTGVPWVMCKQEDTPDPLIDACNGYYCENYKPNKVYKPKLWTEAWTGWYTEFGGAVPHRPAEDMAFGVARFIQNGGAFINYYMYHGGTNFGRTAGGPFIATSYDYDAPLDEYGLIRPKWAHLRDLHKAIKACEPALVETDPAVTSLGKSQEAHVFRGKSGACAAFLANYDTKSTVRVSFNNLPYDLPAWSISVLPDCKTVVYNTAKVGAPNSLVQMTPVVKGFSWASFNEETASSSSTGTFSLEGLREQISLTWDKTDYLWYMTDITIGSNEGFLKNGQLPVLTIFSAGHALHVFVNGQLAGSTYGSLANPKLTFSQKINLRVGINKLAILSVAVGLPNVGLHFETWNAGVLGPVTLRGVNSGTWDMSKWKWSYKIGLKGESLNLHTVSGSSSVEWRQGALLAKKQPMTWYKTTFNAPGGHAPFALDMNTMGKGQVWVNGRSIGRHWPAYTAHGNCAPCNYAGIFDENKCRSNCGEASQRWYHVPRSWLNPTGNLLVVFEEWGGDPSGISLVLRTRGGQ from the exons atgaaagaaaaaaagatggGTTTTCTTAGAGGTCAAATGGGCAACATCTTGTTGTTCATTTGGTTGGTGGCATTTTCATGGCTTTGTTCTTCGGCAAATGCTTCTGTGGGTTATGACCACAAAGCTATAGTGATTAATGGGAAGAGAAGGATTCTCATTTCTGGCTCTATTCATTACCCCAGAAGCACTCCTGAG ATGTGGCCTGATCTTATACAGAAAGCCAAAGATGGAGGTTTGGATGTTATTCAAACCTATGTTTTCTGGAATGGGCATGAACCTACTCAAGGAAAA TTTAATTTCCAAGATAATTATGATTTGGTTAAGTTCATTAAGCTGGTGCATCAAGCTGGCCTATATGTTCATCTCCGAATTGGTCCCTATGTTTGTGCCGAATGGAACTTTgg AGGATTCCCTGTTTGGCTCAAATTCGTCCCTGGAATCGCTTTTAGAACAGACAATGGACCTTTCAAG GCGGCAATGCAAAAATTCACAAGTATGATTGTAAATATGATGAAAGCTGAAAGACTGTTTGAAACTCAAGGGGGTCCCATTATTCTTGCACAG attgAAAATGAATATGGACCAACAGAATGGGAAATTGGTGCTCCTGGCAAAGCTTACACCAAATGGGCAGCTCAAATGGCTGTTGGCCTTAACACAGGTGTCCCATGGGTTATGTGCAAACAAGAGGATACCCCTGACCCACTT ATCGATGCCTGCAATGGTTACTACTGTGAAAATTACAAGCCAAACAAAGTCTATAAACCCAAACTATGGACAGAAGCATGGACTGGCTG GTACACAGAGTTTGGTGGGGCAGTTCCTCATAGACCAGCCGAAGACATGGCCTTCGGTGTTGCAAGGTTTATTCAAAATGGTGGTGCCTTCATTAATTACTATatg TATCATGGAGGAACAAATTTTGGCCGCACGGCTGGTGGTCCCTTCATTGCAACTAGCTATGATTATGATGCTCCTCTTGATGAGTATG GATTAATAAGGCCAAAATGGGCACATTTGAGGGACTTGCATAAAGCCATCAAGGCATGTGAGCCAGCTTTAGTAGAAACTGATCCTGCAGTGACATCACTTGGAAAAAGTCAAGAG GCTCATGTATTCAGAGGAAAATCCGGGGCTTGTGCTGCATTCCTTGCAAATTATGATACTAAATCAACTGTAAGAGTGAGTTTCAACAATTTGCCGTACGACCTCCCAGCTTGGTCCATTAGCGTTCTTCCTGACTGCAAAACTGTAGTTTACAACACTGCAAAG GTAGGTGCTCCAAACTCACTGGTACAAATGACACCTGTGGTTAAGGGGTTCTCTTGGGCATCGTTCAATGAAGAAACTGCTTCTTCCAGTAGTACTGGTACATTTTCATTGGAAGGGTTGCGAGAGCAAATAAGCCTCACATGGGATAAAACAGACTATCTTTGGTACATGACAGA TATCACAATAGGTTCAAATGAAGGATTTCTCAAGAATGGGCAACTTCCTGTTCTGACTATTTTTTCAGCAGGCCACGCCTTGCATGTTTTCGTCAATGGCCAACTAGCTG GAAGTACTTACGGATCATTGGCCAATCCAAAACTAACATTCAGTCAAAAAATAAATCTGAGAGTTGGAATCAACAAGCTTGCTATACTAAGTGTTGCTGTGGGTCTGCCG AATGTTGGTCTGCATTTCGAGACATGGAATGCTGGTGTTCTTGGCCCGGTCACACTGAGGGGTGTCAACTCAGGAACATGGGATATGTCAAAATGGAAATGGTCATACAAG ATTGGTTTGAAAGGAGAATCATTAAATCTACACACAGTTAGTGGGAGTTCATCGGTTGAATGGAGGCAAGGTGCACTCTTGGCTAAAAAACAACCAATGACATGGTACAAG ACAACTTTCAATGCACCAGGAGGTCATGCTCCATTTGCTTTGGACATGAATACCATGGGAAAAGGACAAGTATGGGTAAATGGTCGGAGCATTGGACGCCACTGGCCAGCATACACAGCACACGGCAACTGTGCGCCTTGTAATTATGCTGGAATTTTTGATGAGAATAAGTGCCGGAGCAACTGTGGAGAGGCCTCTCAAAGATG GTACCACGTTCCACGGTCATGGCTGAACCCAACCGGGAACTTATTGGTTGTGTTTGAAGAATGGGGTGGCGACCCTAGTGGGATTTCTTTGGTCCTAAGAACAAGAGGGGGccagtaa
- the LOC115706126 gene encoding uncharacterized protein LOC115706126 produces MTAAEITDLFERLASHLNGSPSSCHEQALQLSISNFNLNPRSRVRVLDTALSLMCFKAPQVFDSTVKYLMETIVSVLSSSISCKVFQFHKDEVLLIGTSISRRDFPGLIEACSDVLQKLERHGTQYKDLLYSVLRVAISSSCYRFPYPSRPILSVKSLDVRATAVSKLLSTCPKGLSFDNSNIPFRLMSWFVDQLTLKNDILKILHESMERPFLFLCKEFHERIDWRDIVKCLVLSPAMFIETRALLHRWFLLTGLSSVLELLNALCLVMLDVISTPTWWDFSMVLGSKLPFANSFFPYHYHFFRILAGPISQVSLLHLDIGTSELMSCSSKQFVSNMKTPGMMAENIDHKSYWALAINFPNWFYFASALLFSDKSFQDKVYSKCITDTSKIGYEESHSSAAARYIAWILNPVSISDQDLLANLLVKISISMAFKQIDSGSCKKKTASVRKILKKPKNCSKYNTYSEQFDCQLVALWLEEFKSLTAKYCDTKSSCDLSMRKNTLFRRIPLGILLGCLNYLDEEVCELLLHYAATDRIPQSRKIEISSLKNIKSNNEEILVRVDNYTKDEAISGASLVFSLTDIVESMSASLFETEDDGVDFICLVKIRVGKFLTKCINRLIQLKIEEDGKQLVMDLCARLKQWLHQGHRVLDINKYVDELIKVLSNNSSL; encoded by the exons ATGACGGCGGCTGAAATAACCGACCTCTTCGAGAGGCTCGCTTCCCACCTCAATGGCTCCCCCTCTTCTTGCCATGAACAAGCTCTGCAACTCTCCATTTCCAATTTCAACCTCAACCCTCGTTCTAGGGTTAGGGTTTTGGATACCGCCCTGTCTCTCATGTGCTTCAAAGCTCCACAg GTTTTTGATTCAACAGTTAAATACTTGATGGAAACCATTGTCAGCGTTCTCTCGTCATCGATTAGCTGCAAGGTTTTTCAGTTTCACAAAGACGAGGTTTTGTTAATCGGAACCTCCATTTCTCGCCGAGATTTCCCCGGTTTGATCGAAGCCTGCTCCGACGTTCTTCAAAAACTAGAGAGACATG GTACTCAGTATAAAGACCTGTTATACTCTGTTCTAAGAGTTGCAATTTCATCATCTTGCTATCGATTTCCGTATCCATCAAGACCTATTCTTTCAGTTAAATCCCTTGATGTAAGGGCCACTGCAGTTTCTAAGCTTCTCAGTACTTGTCCTAAAGGTCTCTCCTTTGACAATAGTAATATTCCATTTAG ATTGATGTCCTGGTTTGTTGACCAACTAACTTTAAagaatgatattttaaaaattttgcacGAATCTATGGAGAGGCCTTTCCTCTTTCTGTGCAAAGAATTTCATGAGAGAATCGATTGGCGTGATATCGTAAAATGCTTAGTACTTTCTCCTGCTATGTTtattgaaacaagagctctgTTGCACAGATGGTTTCTGTTGAC GGGGCTGTCTTCTGTGTTAGAGCTTCTAAATGCATTGTGCTTAGTGATGCTAGATGTAATTTCCACACCAACATGGTGGGACTTCTCAATGGTCTTAGGATCAAAGCTTCCATTTGCTAATTCTTTTTTTCCCTATCACTACCACTTTTTTAGGATCTTGGCTGGACCCATCTCTCAAGTTAGTCTTCTACATTTGGACATTGGTACAAGTGAATTGATGTCTTGCTCCAGCAAACAGTTTGTTTCTAATATGAAGACACCTGGAATGATGGCTGAAAATATAGATCATAAATCTTACTG GGCTCTTGCAATCAACTTCCCGAATTGGTTTTACTTTGCTTCTGCTTTGCTCTTCTCTGACAAAAGCTTTCAAGACAAGGTATATTCGAAATGTATAACAGACACATCCAAAATTGGTTATGAAGAATCACATTCTTCTGCTGCAGCAAGGTACATCGCGTGGATTCTGAACCCTGTTAGTATATCTGATCAGGATTTACTAGCCAATCTTCTGGTGAAGATATCAATATCTATGGCTTTTAAGCAGATTGATTCAGGTTCATGTAAGAAGAAGACAGCTAGTGTCAGAAAGATACtgaaaaaacccaaaaattgTAGCAAGTATAATACTTATTCAGAACAATTTGACTGTCAACTCGTTGCACTTTGGCTTGAGGAATTCAAAAGCTTAACCGCAAAGTACTGTGACACAAAATCATCTTGTGATCTTAGTATGCGGAAAAATACATTGTTCAGGAGAATCCCATTAGGTATCTTGCTTGGTTGCCTGAATTATCTAGACGAAGAGGTGTGTGAATTGCTGCTGCATTATGCTGCCACTGATAGAATACCCCAGTCAAGGAAAATTGAGATTTcaagtttgaaaaatataaaatctaacaatgaagAAATACTCGTGCGGGTTGATAATTACACTAAGGATGAGGCCATATCAGGTGCCAGTCTTGTCTTCAGTTTAACTGATATTGTTGAAAGTATGTCTGCTTCATTATTTGAGACCGAAGATGATGGGGTTGATTTTATTTGCCTAGTGAAAATAAGAGTGGGAAAATTCTTGACAAAGTGCATCAATAGGCTAATTCAACTTAAAATTGAAGAAGATGGAAAACAATTGGTGATGGATCTCTGTGCAAGGTTGAAGCAGTGGTTGCATCAAGGTCACAGAGTATTAGATATTAACAAATATGTTGATGAACTCATTAAAGTTTTGAGCAATAACTCTTCTCTGTAA